The genomic window GGCGACTTCGACACTATGGTCGCCTGCGATGTGGCAAAGGGCTAACCGGGCTTTTGCAAATCACCGGCGTTCTGTCGTTCAAGGCGAAGAGAAGGTACAGCGCCTCTTCATCGACGCCGCCGCGGTGTCAGGCCGCGGCGGGGTGACCTCATTCACTGTGATCATCAACAAAAAGGATTGATGCAACGTGAAACTATACAAACTAATAGCTGCGACCCTGGTTCTGTTTTTGACCCCTCAGCTTGCCACTGCTCAGGATGTCAGCACTGGCGAGACGGTATTCAAGAAATGCGCGGCTTGCCACGCGGCAGACGACAGCACCAACAAAGTTGGTCCGCCTCTCGGTCACGTCGTCGGCCGCACCCCCGGGACGGTCGAAGGCTTCAAATACTCAAAGGCGATGATCGATGCTGGAGCGTCTGGCCTGGTGTGGAATGAGGTCGCGCTGTCCGAATATCTTGTCGCCCCAAGGCGAAGGTTCCCGGTACGAAGATGACCTTTGCCGGGCTGAAAAAGCCGGAGGAAGTCCAGAGTGTCATCGCGTATCTCAAGAGTATATCTCAGTAGGAGGCTGGCGATGGCGTCTTTGGCCGCAGAGTCCGATACAGCCTGCTATGCAGGATCGCCAGGCAAGGTCATTCCCGTCGACATCGCCGCCGGGAAGGCGCTCGCGATTGCCAGACCCGTACGCGAAACCCTCCGGGTGCCCCTACTCGCTGCGGCCGGTCGCGTTCTCGCCGTGCCGGTGGACGCGCCGATCAACCTGCCGCCCTTCGACAATGCCGCGATGGACGGGTACGCTATAAGGGTTGCGACCTTCGGCGGCGAAGGGCCCTGGAGCTTGGCCGTTAACTGCCGTATTGCGGCCGGCGAATGCGGCGGGCCAATGCCTTCCCGGCGGAACGAGGCCATCCGCATTTTTACCGGCGCGCCGGTTCCTGCGGGCTTCGACGCCGTCGTCATGCAGGAACACGTCGAGCGAAGCGGCGTCGAAATTATTGTCGATCACCGACCGAGAGTGGGCGAGAACATCAGGTGGGCAGGAGAGGATATGCGCTCCGGCGACCGGCTGTTGGAGCCTGGTGTGCTTCTGAGCGCACATAAGCTTCCACTCCTGGCGGGGGTAGGCTTTGCGGAGGTCGAGATCGTCCGTAAAGTTCGGATCGGGATGATCTCGACCGGATCCGAATTGCGAAATCCCGGCGAGGAACTGGGCGAGGGACAGATCTACAATTCGAACAGGTTCATGATCCTTTCGTTGCTGGCGGCGCGAGCCTGGGCCGAAGTCGTCGATTTTGGAATCGTGCCGGACCGGCCGGAGGCGCTTTCCGAGACGATCAGCAAAGCGGCCAGGGCCTGCGATGCGCTCGTCACGACCGGAGGGGTCTCGGCGGGTGAGGAAGACCACATCGTCGCTGTCCTCGAC from Bosea sp. AS-1 includes these protein-coding regions:
- the glp gene encoding gephyrin-like molybdotransferase Glp; translation: MASLAAESDTACYAGSPGKVIPVDIAAGKALAIARPVRETLRVPLLAAAGRVLAVPVDAPINLPPFDNAAMDGYAIRVATFGGEGPWSLAVNCRIAAGECGGPMPSRRNEAIRIFTGAPVPAGFDAVVMQEHVERSGVEIIVDHRPRVGENIRWAGEDMRSGDRLLEPGVLLSAHKLPLLAGVGFAEVEIVRKVRIGMISTGSELRNPGEELGEGQIYNSNRFMILSLLAARAWAEVVDFGIVPDRPEALSETISKAARACDALVTTGGVSAGEEDHIVAVLDGLGANLDVLKVAMRPGKPLKIGTIGSMFFAGLPGNPNAALVTFRQIALPAIHAIAGLRETGPDWQPAVAGFTCAKKLGRTEFVPVRICGRDETGRPVLEMLGRGSSASLSTMAAAEGIALLPPEIGMIERGSVLRFERFCDC